A segment of the Capricornis sumatraensis isolate serow.1 chromosome 8, serow.2, whole genome shotgun sequence genome:
aggctgtatattatcatgctgcttatctaacttaaattcacagtacatcatgagaaatgctggactggatgaagcccaagctggaattaTGACtattgggagaaatataaataatcccagatatgcagatgacaccacccttatggcagaaagtgaagaagaactaaagagcctcttgatgaaagtgaaggaagggggtgaaaaagttgggttaaaactcaacattcagaaaattaagatcatggcatctggtcccatcacttcatgggaaatagatggggaaacaatgaaaaagtGATAGACtatttggtggggggaggggtggtccAAAATCACttccaatggtgactgcagccatggaattaaaagatgcttgctccttggaagagaatttatgaccaacctagacagcattttaaaaaaacagtgtcattactttgctaacaaagatccatctagtcaaagctatggtttttccagtagccatgtatggatgtgagatctggactataaagaaagatgagcaccgaaaaactgatgcttttgaactgtggtgttggagaagactcttgagagtccctttgacatcaaggagatccaaccagtccatcctagaagaaatcgatcctgaatattcactggaaggactgatgctaaggctgaaactcaaatactttggcatcTGATGTGAtgaactcactcatttgaaaagtccctgatgctgggagaaactgaaggcgagaggagaaggaaacaacagaggatgaaatggttgggtggcatcactggctcaatggacatgagtttgagtaaactccaggagttggtggtggacagggaagcctggcgtgctgcagtctatgggatcacaaagagtcagacaagactgagtgactgaactgaactgatagaggtaGAAAAGGTGTTAGCAACTTCAGGAATTTATGCACCACCTTCATAAacgaaaaagaaatacaatgaaaatgaaagaagggtTGTTCCCAAGAAACTCTAATGAAATGTAGTCCTGATCACCAAAAGGCTGACTCTTACCTCTGAAGTTGTTCAGCATGTGTAGGAATCCAGAGACAGGCCAGGAAGGGAGTTCTGGGTTCATGGGCTGAGGCTTTTGTATCTGTGCCAAATGAGTCCTGTACAAAGAACATCGATTCCACGTCAAGACCAATGGCTAATCACGTGAGAACTGCAAAACAGCAGACTTCACCACAGGATCCCATATGTTCTCAGGATGTATACTACTCATTTGAGAATATAGAAATGTTGCCATATATTTTACTAAATAGAAATTACATCAAAtttcattttccccatttttctcaGACAATATTCCAAATTTGCACTCACTAAATTTCATTCCCTTCCTCAATTCCATCAATTCAAAGATCCTGGGCATTTTACAGAGAGCAAAAAATTCAGGCTAAGCCTTTGAGAGTTCACTCACAAAGTAGTCGTCAAGGATGCATTCTGTGTCTAAATAGAAGTGCTCACTGACAAGACATGTTTATTCTTCTCTGTCAAGCAAAGTGACCCAGGTCCAACCTGGCTGTCCTGGTCCTGAATGTCTCACTTAACAGTGGGCAGCAGAAAGCTGCTCCCTGTGAGGTCTTGCCTGCAGGGGGCTTGCTGTGATGGAACAGGCTGAGTCACTGCTACTCAGTATTAACAAAATCACAGTCTCTCTGGGACTATGCCTCTTTCATGCCTTTTTCACCTTTCAGTTCACTAGGATAGGTGCTTCCTCTGTGATGTCTTAGAAAAATCCCTTGCTAAGTTTTATTGTGGTCAGGCTGGAGAGAATGGATCGAGTGGGTGGGACAAAGCCCAGAATGTCAGCAGATTTTCAGATATAGTCGATTTCAgtcaaatgaaaaggaaactacTGAGATCAAGGGTCAGAAACCCCTGaaattcttttgaaataaaatagaaaatggccAAAAAGACAATGTTGGTAATCCATATACTAGGGTTCTGTACCTGTGAATTCACACATGTATTCAATCTGTACATTCTGGGctattcatttgcttatttattcctttattttataaTAGGGTCAGAGCTACTATTCTAACTATATTTCATATACAGTGTGTaccagtcaatcccaaattcccagtgTAAACTTCCTTCCCCTCTGCCTTTGTTCTGAGTGGAAAAAATTCACAAAACATTTCAGAAACttccaaaaatgtaaaaattgaaaATGCCACATACCAGGGAATGACTTATGTAGCATTTACTTTATACTGTATATGTTGTAAAGTTATCTAGAGATGACAATGTATACAGGAGCATGTGTATTTGTTATCTGCAAATAACATGGTATTATGTATAAAGGATCCTGAATCCTGGGATTTAGATATGGGAGAGGACCTGAAATAAATACCCAGGTCTCAAGCAAGAACTGTGGATCCACTtcatcaaaaaggcaaaaatatttcagaaatcaaAAATCATTAGTGTATACTCACATTTCCAGCACATTTTCCAAGCcctgcaaagaaaaaataaaaaatcatgttAATTATTAGAGTTCTGTTTCCATCTCCTGTACCTATTCTCGTTTCATAATAAGACATGGTTTTCTAAATCTCTTCTAAGTAACACTCAGAAGCAATCTTCATAACAGACCCTAACCTAAAGCATGATGGGCTTCCTCAGGTCTCATTAAGGAAGGAAAGGGGGCAGGAAGGGCCTGCACAATGTTGTAGCAACATCTAGGTTTCCAGTGTCACTCACTGCCAACTGCTGTCTTCAGGAAGTGATCTCACCACTTATAACAATTAAGTAAACCAGACAATTGCATAAAAAGAACCATAGGTTGCATTAAAATTGATACTGGTTCTAAATGTCTTGCCTGTATGACAATAAGAACCTCTAGTCTTCAGGAAGAGTGGATAACAGAGAGTGCCAAGGGTTTAGGGGGTTATATACTGAGATTTACTCCAAGAAAAAGTAACTTTTCCCTGGTCACAGAATCTTGCTGATTATGTTATCTTCTGCCTGGATAGGTAATGTTTCAGTGTCACAGCAGCTCATCTAGAAGAGTGTTTCTCTCTCTGAGGTTGGCCCCTCCTTTCTCACCTGGAGCAGCTCCATGTCTGGCTTGTGGCACATCTCAGTCAGCTCTCTGTACATGTCTTTCAGACTTTCTCTGTACTGAGTCATTCTGAACACACTCTCTTTGAGTTGCTCACAAATCTCCTTGGCTTCTCGCTCCAGGGCCTCCAGATGCAGTTGCTCCTCCTCCCGGAGCAACAGAAGCATCCTCTGATATTCAAGCTTGATCATCACCTTTCTTAAGGCCACATAGTCCTGCAGAGATAGTGGATCCAAAGCATTACTTATGTTCACAttcaaaagaaaacttcaaaTTATTTCCTTAGTGTCATCAAGGAAGTTCCCGACAAACTGCCACATGCATCAAAGAGTCTTGAATATTTTCAGGTCCTTATTGCCCATGCTTTCTCTGAATGCCTAATCTCTTTCCCTGTTCAAATCAAGTCATCTGAGGGACCCCAGGCTGTCTCCCAAGGAGGATTCTTCCAGGTTCTTACTCCATCAATTATTTCCTCTCTGACCTGagtcttgtttttctcttgttcctttctCTGATTCTTCTAGATATTCTTTCATGAAGTAAACCTCATTTTgaatatatgtttgtttttgttttgtttttcctgcatGCTGACTCTCTTCAGTCGtgcacaactctttgtgaccttgtggattatagctcaccaggctcctctgtccatgggattctccaggcaagaatactggggtgggctgctatttcctcctccagggcatcctcccaacccagggatgcatTCCATGTCTgttgtggctcctgcactgaaggctgattctttacccctgagccatcatTTTCCCTCTAGAGATgactctcttcctctcttctccttcaccaTCACAGTTAGTGCAATGTGTCTTATACCCCATGTCTGAAAAGGCTTATTTCAATCTTCAAAATGTGGCCTTGGAATACGTTTCATGCCTTGGTCTTCAAATATACTAGCATTCTTTGAACTAGCATATATTAGCCTGTTTTAATTGCAATTACTGATCAGTCATTTGAAACCACTCCTCCAGGGAAGAGACCAGTAGCCTTTGACAATAACTTATACTGACCTAAAAAAATCTAAGGtaaaattatatcaatatttatacaaataaatagGAACATTTTTATTCTTACCTCAAAGGACTGAGTTGTCTTAGCTTCCTGATTCAGactgatttgtatttcttctctcattttccatAAAGAGCTCATTCTCTTCAGGAGTTTCTCCTGCAAAATACCCATGGGATTTAGTAACACAGAAGATGACACTATAATATTAATCCCTTTATTCCTGAGCAAAGGCATTTAGTAGTTACACAGAAACCTTGACTTAGGAGGCTGTCGTCAGACTTTTCCACATTAATTTGATGCCAATATTTGAATATCAAGGAATAGAACTGTATACTAGAGAACTGGGGGAATTTTACAGATAATGGGATCCATGTCCCCTGATACCGAGGCTCAGACTGTAATAGCCCGAGTAAGAAAGCCTCAAGCTCCCATCAGAAGCCTGTGGCCCTGGTGCCACTCACCCCGGGATGCTGCATTTCCAAACGTGTGGACAATTGGGCAACAACACTGAAAGGACACATTATATGCGAGGATCCACATTCAGAACTCCCACCTCCACTATCTCCACCCCCATCACCATCACAGCATCCTGGTCTTCCTCTCTGACTTAGGAGCCTCTAGATCCCAAACTGCTCGAGAGGCATCACCTACCCGGGACTCCTCAGCAGCCCTGTGTATTGGACTGTGGCTGTGAGCTGCGTGCTCGGGGCATTCAGAGCAGGGCCCACAGAGCAGGGTCTGGTCAGCCTCACAGAAGAGGCCTTTGGCTTCCTGGTGTGTCACACAGATCTGCTCCTCAGAGCTGTGGTCGTGGTCAGCTCTGGCCTGTCTGGCAAGGGAAGCCAGCCTCTTGAGGACAATATTGGTTTTGAAATCGGGCCTCTCTGATAGTCCCCTGCACTCAGGGCAGCTCCTTGGAGTCTGGCCTTCTTCCCAGCAAAGGCTCAGACAGGGACGGCAGAAGCTGTGCCCACAGTCTATGGTGACGGGGTCCAGGAAGCAGTTCATGCAGATGGAGCAGGTGAGTTCCCTCTGGAAGACCTGCAGTGTGTCTGAATCcatgtttctgaaaattaaagaaagaaataagagagTGTAAGAGAAAAAGTTTTTCTTCTGCCCTGATCAGGAAAAATAAATCCTTTGGACAAATTCCTGTCTTGAACTCTAATTTCCCTATTTGCTTACCTCCCCAGAACGAACCTAGAGATGGTGACTGTATACACTTTGGATTTGATCTATTATACAAAAGGCGAAATACAGTAAGAGTCTTTAGCAAGGTTTTGGTTAAAATAAATCAGGATTTCAATCATACTAAAATTATTAATACATGGAGAAGCTTAAAGATTagtgtgagtgtgctcagtcctgtctgactcattgctacacctagactgtagcccaccaggctctcctgcccttgagatttcccaggcttGAATCCTGGaaaggtttgccatttccttctccaagggagcttcccaCTTAGTggctgaacccatgtttcctgcatcttctgcattggcgggtggactctttaccacagaatcatctgggaagccccttaaagatTAGAATGGAGGGTAATTGTTGGGATGACTTCAGAGCTACTTTGTTAGCTGATTCTGACAGAAGCACACACAGAACCTCAGTCTGTCTCTCTCTCGACTTCCAAGACTCCCTGACTAGAACCCACACTAGCACACTGTTCATTTCTCTCCTCATGGCCTCAGTTCCTTCCATCATCAAAGTGACAGAAGTGCTTTTCTAAAGACAAAGGAATTTGTTTACGAAGAACTTAAACTTCATACAATTGATGTTGGCTTTAATCTGATGTCCTAAAGAGTTCAGAGCTTGCTTCCAGCTTAAATAACAAAACTGCTCCTttcaagacaaaaggaaaaaaaaaatgtcacttcTAGTTCAGGAAAGCAAATTTTCCTGAAGTTGGTTCATATCATCAGAGCATGTCATATTTTGAACTGGTGAATGTTCAGGTACCACAATAATCAGGAAACGATATTCGGCATTAATATAATCATTTGTAGACTAACAGCATCTATGACCATgataatattaaaacaataatagaAGAACTTAATATATGTCGCCTAGTATTTCTCAGCATTGAATTAAATCCTTTTCTATAGATTAACTGCTTTAATCATCTCAACAATATTtactaattttctatttttacccACATTTGATAAGGAGGTTACTTGATATATAGTGGGTAAAAATAACTTACTTTTCTAAAAATCCCACATGGAATCAATGCTTGAGGAAGTGCTCAAACATAGATAGTACTGACAGAATAAATACAACTAGCTTTTGTGTCCAGACtgccattaaaattttatttttaactgatcaTATCAGAATTTCATTGTACCTGATCTCACCTTTGGTTGTAGTTAATTAAGTTTTCCACTCTTTTTCAGTAGGTAACTCTCAAATTTAGTTCAATATTTAGATGCTCCACTGCTGGTGGCAgaaactttcaaaagtcttcacAGCTCAGCCAActccaaacaccacagttctGGGCTCCAGAGAAGACGAGCTTTGTTTTTGGTGGATGCTTTATATTCTCCAATGACCAtgcccatttcttccaagtgATAGGGTTATCAACTCTGTGAAAAGGTATAGGTTTACATGATTAGATTTTGCAGAGTTGGAAACACATCAGGATGCCAATGATTGAATTCAAGTGTTTGAAACCTACTTGATCCAATTGCCACAATCCAACCTCTGATAAAAGTCTCTCCATGAATTTACCTTTGTAATTCATGAAGCTTTTGTTTTGGAATAAACTATCCAAGTATGAATTTCACATCTCCATTTAATGAACTATATTATAGTTTTAATAGCACCTACCCATCTAGACCTATCACCCACTAGATTTACTTGCCTTTCTGTGtttgccttcattcattcagtgatatGAATCCCTCACATTCTATTTTTCAACCTGGGTACTCCAGCTCCCCCAAAATACACATACTGCTCTGGCCAAGATAGCCAGAAGTTGCTGTTTGGAAATATCTGAACTCCCCAGGATTGAATTTCATAGCTTCATTTCACAAACTATATGATAGCCCTAATTGCAGCAACCAATAATCTCACCAGTAACAAATGATAATGCTtgagtgctaagtctcttcagttgagtcagactctttgcaaaacccagggactgtagcccgccagactcctccgtctgtgggattctctaggtaagaatactggagtggattgccatgccttcctgcaggggaacttcccaaccaagGGCTCAAACCCTCAGCTCTATgtgtccttcattggcaggttctttaccattagcaccatctgggaagcccactagtGAGAAACGGGACTGTGGTTTTCCTTCTAGGAGTAGCAGTGActcatctggttccatcacagCAAGCCTGCTTGTTCTCTAAAACACAGAAAACTTTGCCTTACCTGGCATGGAATAGGGGAAGGAATGAAGTTCAATGAGTTGAAAATTGAAATAATGtctgagaaaaagaggaaagtttaaattggatataatttatattttgaaaacataataTGGTAAGATTTTATATTCCCAAAGTTGCCACTGctggtttttaattttctctatatTATAACTGAATATACTATTCATTAcacaaagaatatttattatctgtaaaATCAGGAAGAATTgacaaaaaagattaaaattgcCTTAGGTCAAATAATTGTAAGGATCATATATGGAATCAAATATTAGATCAATATCAAGTAACTGAAAGGCAAGAGTTATGTGAACATGGTTATCTGGAACATCCTTTTTGAAGTTTCCTGTATTCACTGATGAAGTGCTATCAAATTTTTGGATCCTTGAAAATGTAATAGGTAGAGAAAACCCCCCAAGTAAATATCCACGTGATAGCAAAGTGCCATCTACAGGTGCCATGCATTTAACAAAAAGGACACAAGAAAAACTTTCTACTAAAGATACAAATAATGAGCCCTGACATAAAGTATCAAGATAACAGAGcttgtgagtgctcagttgtgtctgactctgtgactccatggactatagcctgccaggctcctctgtccatgggatttctcgataagaatactggaggaagttgccatttccttttccaggggatcttcctgacccagagatcaaaccctatCTCCTGTGTcagctgcattggcagggagaattttttttttttttgctactgagcctcctgggaagcccaaaagtatcAACAGGCTGACATTAAATCAGACTTCACAATTTATAATAtacctctcttgcttttgttttaCTCTCTCTATGTGATTGGAGGTGTTTCTATACACAGTAGTGATACTAATAAATTTGTTCATCCTAGAGAAGTCAGTCTGAACTCTCTGGCGTTTGTGCTCAGtctttccttggagaagggaaaatgaACTAACTCACTGAATAGAGACTTTCTCTCTGAGGATATGGAAATGCCATTAATTGacctggtttttctctttctcccttggaTAACATTCTCAGTCAGAAAATTACCATTCACAATGTGAGCCTTTCAGAAGATAATACAAGTGTGATGTTTTGAAATCACCAttactaattttttcttttaaaaaataaatatctagcAAAAAATGTAAGTGTTGCTacagaaaaatattgaatcaaaAATAGTATATAAAGGCTTTAGCTCCATAATTTGAACTCCTACAGCCCAGAATTCCAAGGCCACTGCAGCGGGAGGGAGAGCAGAAAGAGGTCCTCAGTCCTCTCTGCCCAGCAGGGCTGGAGACAAGGAGCCCCAACCCCGACTCAAGGTTAAGGTTTCCCCCTGGAGATGGGTGTTTGGAGTCCTAGGACAATTCTAGACCCTGTCCTTTCTCTGGCATCATCGCTGATGCAGCCACCTCCTTCTACAAAGACCTGCCTTCCCTGAGAGCAGTGTGTCTCTCAGGAGAGTCTGGTCTGCCAGGGTCAGAGCATGGGCCGTCCTGGTGGTCAGTGGGCTCCGGCCCCACCACTGAGGGACCCGCCCGAGGGGGTCGTGTGAGGCTGGAGGCACTTGGACACCTGTTCCAGGGGCTCTGGGAAGGATGCCAAGTCCGCACAGCCACAGGGCTCAGACCCTGCGTTTCTGGGAAGGATCTTGCTTTCTGTCTGTCCAGGAGCCCAAAGGCccagtaggaagtcaggagaacGTGCATGGCAATGGGAGAATGACCCTATTCCCGGATCTTAAATGGGTTGCTCCAGGGAATCCCAATAACTTTCTGTCTGCAAGTGCCTGACAGGGCCCCGGACTCTGGTAGTCCTGGGGATACTGTCTCCCAATGGACGTGGCCTGAGTGTCAGAAAAGAACTCAGATCCCCGGGCACCACATGCAGGTCTTGGTGAGAGTCAGTGTTGGAAACGGGGCTGCTGGACCATTGAGCCGGAGGGGGTTCATGTGGATTCCGGGGCTGTGGCCTCATCGAGGCTCTCAGGAGCTCTGCTGGCTCCTGAACCctgcagttttcccagcattgCACCTGCCCACCTGCCGCCTCTTCCTGTGTGAGGCCCCAAGGGTGGTTCTCTGTCCAGGGTGAACTCCAGAGAGAAGCGACTGAGtcacaaaaataaagataaatatcttACGATATTGaccacatgtgaaatctaaaataatgTCACCAGTGAGGTTATTTACAAAAGAaacacacagatgtagaaaacaaacttaaggttcCAGGTGCTAAGAAACAGGGTGGAGGATGGGAGGGATAATGTGGAGATCTGGATGATTATACACCCATTCCTATGCATAAAACTGTCAGAAATAAGGATCTATTGTGTAGCACAGAAAATTCTATTctatactctgtaatgatctgtatgggaaaaaaatctcttttataaaaaagagtggatatatgtatttatataattgaTTCACCAGACTGTATAAGAGAAACTAACATAACCTTGAAAATCAAGGATATtccaacaaaaatcaaaaaataaataaattttctcatCTAGTAACCTTCCCTGAGTGAATTATCATGGCCCATCattgaataaatagaaaaatgttttgaGGACTAGAATGCAAGCACAGTATAATAAAGAAAACCTGAAAAGATAGTTGCCCAAACTTAACAGACAATATCATATTTCTTTCCCAAATTTTCTAGTCAATCTTGTACAAACCAATGAAATAATCATTAACTCCACAACCTAGCATCAATATTTCCACTGTGCATACATATTGAATAATAGAATGGAGAGGGTAAGAAATCATATGCAAGGAATGAGTATCAGGAGTCTTAGAGAAAACCCAACGACAGCTATTGTGTTTGGAGTTACAGACataaagagaaaagcaatagTGTGTAACCTAAAcagaataacaaaacaaaaaatgagaaaataaaaatattctgaaggAAAAATTTCATGCAGAACTGAGTGAAAATAACTGAGTGAGATTTGAAACCACGCTgctccctttcctctcctctgacAATTCCACGCTCTCATTCAGTTTCCTGTCTGTACCATTCCTACCACTAACATGAGCGGCTTGTCTAAGAAGTTACAGCTTTTTAATGGGAAGATTTAAGAGATTTTTGTCTTAATTTCCAAGTTTCATCTCACTTAATAGTTTCCCATGTTGACCACAACTTTTTAGAGTAAGAGAAGTTTGAATTCATCAGATATATTGGAGTTAAAAACTTATTGCCTTGGAAGGGCTTAGGAAATTGAGAAAGTTTCTCAAATACTTGTTTGGTGTGCACAGTGCATGTGtccttggtcatgtctgactctttgggatcctttggactgtagcccaccaaagtTCTCTGTCCGTtgaatttttcagtcaagaatactggagtaggttgtcatttcctcctccaggggatcttcctgacccagggatcaaacctatgtttcatgtgttccctgcattacattttatgtgaattctttacccactgagccatcaggaggaaaaaaaaaaaaacatagatgacatggggcttccctgatagctcagttggtaaagaatctggctgcaatgcaggagatcccagttcaattcctaacTCGGGAAGATccggtggagaagggataggctacccattccagaattcttgcgcttcccttgtggctcagctggtaaagaattttcctgcaatgtgagagacttgggtttgatcccttggttggaaagatctcctggataagggaatggctacccactccagtattctggcctggagaactccatggactgtatattccatgggtgGCAGAGTtgcacaggactgagtgactttcacttttagatGACATAGAGGCCAGAGACCAGGAGAGGGTGCGGTCCTGTACTGTTAGGAACTTTACACCTTGGAAACCAAAGGGGAGTCCAGTAAAATCCTTATTAACAATAAAATTGTCTCACATAGAAGAGCCTTGACCTAgattctttctggaaaaaaataacagGCTGTGACTTTCTGGGAGTTCTGACTGGAAAAATATCAGTCTCAAGCACAATCAGCAAATCTACAGAAGAAACTGGGAAATATTGCAAAAATTCTGAGATTATAAAGGGTAGGGAAATCATAGCTacatttctctgattatttttCACAGTGCAGGAAAGTTGTGACCTTTGTATTGCTGCAAGTTCACAGCAAGCGGCTGAGCCTGACCATCACCCAGTGATGGCTCCTGAAATGAGCTCCAGGGTCATAGGCCCACATATGGACACAAAGACTGACTCATTACTTCAGTGAGGATTCCTGCAAGAGTTCATCTTTTGGTGCCACAGGCTTCATCAGTGTTTACTAATACATACTAACCTGAAAATGTTTatcagaacttttttttaaattttttatttttactttattttcctttacaatactgtattggttttgccatacaataacatgaatccaccatgggtgtacatgagtttcccaatcctgaacccccctcccacctcatatcatgtctctggatcttccccatgcaccagccccaagcatcctatatcctgtattgaacatagactggcgattcgtttcttacctgatagtatacatgtttcaatgcccttctcccaaatcatcccaccctttccctctcccacagagttcaatagtctgttctatacatctgtgtctcttttgctgtctccatacagggttatcattactatctttctaaattccatatatatgtgttagtagactgtattggtgtttttctttctggcttacttcactctgtataataggctccagtttcatccacctgattagaactgattcaaatgtattctttttaatggctgagtaatactccattgtgtatatgtaccacagctttcttatccattcttctgctgatggacatctaggttgcttccatgtcctggctattacaaacagtgctgcaatgaacattggggtacatgtgtctctttcaattctggtttcctcggtgtgtatgccgagcagtgggattgctgggtcataaggcagttctatttgcaatttttaaaggaatctccacactgttctccatagtggttatacTAGTGTTCCCTTttcgccacaccctctccagcctttattgcttgtagacttttggatcgcagccattctgactagtgtaaaatggtacctcgttgtggtcttgatttgcatttctctgataataagtgatgttgagcatctttccatgtgtttgctagccatccatataacttctttggagaaatgtctatttagttctttggcccattttttgattgggtcgtttattttttctggaattgagctgcataagttgcttgtatatttttgagattagctgtttgtcagttgcttcatttcctattattttctcccattcagaaggctgtcttttcaccttgcttatattttcctttgttgtgcagaagcttttaattttaattagatcccatttgtttatttttgcttttatttccagtattctgggaggtgggtcatagaggatcctgctgtggtttatgtcagagaatgttttgcctatg
Coding sequences within it:
- the LOC138083531 gene encoding tripartite motif-containing protein 64-like — protein: MDSDTLQVFQRELTCSICMNCFLDPVTIDCGHSFCRPCLSLCWEEGQTPRSCPECRGLSERPDFKTNIVLKRLASLARQARADHDHSSEEQICVTHQEAKGLFCEADQTLLCGPCSECPEHAAHSHSPIHRAAEESREKLLKRMSSLWKMREEIQISLNQEAKTTQSFEDYVALRKVMIKLEYQRMLLLLREEEQLHLEALEREAKEICEQLKESVFRMTQYRESLKDMYRELTEMCHKPDMELLQVRKEGTARTHLAQIQKPQPMNPELPSWPVSGFLHMLNNFRVNNVLSLMMTVHHAILDDASVLFEDDHPGASRQPQGEACTVSWGAQAFTSGRHYWELDVAQSSTWVLGVCKSIFTSDTSISVGAEEAFFLSSTKVNSQYILSTTSPSLVHFVKRPLGRIGVFLDYDNGTVSFYDVFRSSLIYTSLPSAFASPMIPFLCLKSL